In Candidatus Cloacimonadota bacterium, the genomic window TGCCATGGGTTACAGTGCTCAGCAGATCAAAGACCTTGAAAAGACCATCAACGATACTGAGTGTGATTCCGTAGTGATCGCCACTCCGATCGACCTGCGTCGCATAGTAAAGATCAAAAAGCCTGCTTGCCAGGTTGAGTATGAACTGCAAGAGATTGGTGTACCAACTGTTGCTCAAGTCTTGGAAGGCTTTGCTACCAAAAAAGCGGCTAAGAAAGCTGCTCCCACAAAAGCTGCACCCAAAAAGAAATAAGTAAATCCATATAAAACCATTAAAACCGGGGGTGAGCCCAACACTCATCCCCGGCTTTAGCTTCAAGGATAAAATAAGGAAATGTACATGAAAAAGACAGCCGTTCTCGCCTTGGGCGGAAATGCCATTATCAAAGCAGGCCAAAAAGGGAATATCACAGAACAATTTGCCAATACCCGGGATTCCCTGGGGGGCATAGTGGAACTGATCAGCAGAGGTTATCAGCTTAGTATTACTCACGGTAATGGACCCCAAGTGGGGAATCTCTTGCGTCAGCAAGAAGCCGGAGAAAAAGAAGGCCTGGCTGCACTGCCCCTGGGTGTGCTGAATGCCGCAACCGAAGGCACCATGGGCTATATGATCGAACAAAGCCTGCAAAACAAACTGCGTCAACATGGCATAAATAAACAGGTGATTACCATCGTTTCTCAGGTAGTGGTAGACAAAAACGATCCCAGCATGCAGAATCCCACAAAGTTTGTAGGCAGCACCTATTACACTGCTGAACAAGCCGAAGAGCTGAAGAAAGGTTTGGGCTGGACCCTGAAAGAGGATTCCGGAAAGGGTTATCGCAGAGTGGTGCCTTCTCCTATGCCCATCGAAATCATTCCTGCTGAAACCGTCAATGAACTGGTTCACAAAGGTGAGATCGTAATCGCAGTCGGCGGTGGTGGAATACCAGTGTATCGTGAAGACAACGGCGATCTGGAAGGTGTGGATGCAGTTATCGACAAAGACTTTGCCAGCGCATTATTGGCCTTGAACATCAAAGCAGATTTGTTTGTGATTCTCACTGGTGTGGATCGGGTCTCCATCAATTATGGTAAGCCCAATCAGCAGGATCTGGATATCATGACCGTAGCAGAAGCACAAAGATATTATGACGATAAACAATTCCCAGCCGGCAGCATGGGCCCCAAAATCCTTGCCGCTATCGACTTTCTGAAAAGAGGTGGCAGCGAAGTATTGATTACTTCTATTGAAAGGATTGTTGATGCCTTTGAAGGTAAAACCGGGACGCGAATAGTCCACTAATAATCCTGATAACTGCATTATGGAGTAACAATCCGTCATCAGAGTATGGAGTAACAAACCGGCTGGATAGCTATGCAATTACGACAATTTCCCAGCCGGTTCGGACTTCAGACAACAGGAATCGCTGGTGTTGATGAAAACAAGTCCCAAAAAAAAGCCGGTAGAGGATACCGGCTAAATAATGAATAACGCTCTGGATCTACATCTCGATCATCTGAGCTTTAACATATTCGATAGCATTGAGTTTATCTATCATTTGCTTTAGCAGAGCGGCTTCGCCTTCTACTTCCAACACAATTAGGCCATCGTTGGCACAGAATTCTTTGGATACTTCGTGCAGGCCCAGGCGTACTTTGATGTTGCAACCGAAATCGGTGAGAATACCTTGTACTCTGGTGGCTTCGGTGGCACGGCGATCGATCTTGATTAGTACTACTTTGTAAGTCATTGTTCCTCCTGTTTTATGGTATCATTTCGATTTATTTTGCTGCTTTGCCCAAGAGTCGCGTAGCGTGCTAATGCGGTTGAATACAGGATGATCTTTTGTGTAGTCTTTATCTGCACAAAAATAGCCCAAGCGCAGAAACTGGAATTTATCTCCGGGCTCAGCCTCCGCAAGTGAGCATTCTGCCAAGGCTTTGCGGTTTTGCACCATACTATCGGGATTTAGATAATCCAGGTAGCTTTTTCCTTCCTCTATCTCCGCCAAATCCGGGATGCTGAAAAGGTGTTCATACAATCTCGCTTCGATGGGCACGGCGGTCTCGGCACACACCCAATGAATGGTACCTTTTACTTTGCGCCCGTCTTTACTCCAGCCTCCGCGGCTTTCGGGATCATACGAGCATTTCAATTCCAACACCTTGCCTTGTGCATCCTTCACTACTTCATCACAGGTGATATAATAAGCGTGTTTCAGGCGCACCTCTTTGCCGGGGGCAAGGCGGAACCAGCCTTTCACCGGTTCTTCCATAAAGTCTTCCCGTTCAATCATGAGATTGCGGGAGAAGCTGATCATTCGGCTACCAGCGCTGGCGTTTTCAGGATTATTTTCGGCTTCCAGTTCTTCAACCTTGCCTTCAGGGTAATTGCTGATCGTGAGCTTGATGGGATCCAACACTGCCATGCGGCGCAGAGCTTTCTTGTTCAGATCCTCTCTTACACAGAAATTCAGCAGCTCAAAATCCACCATGCTATTGCTTTTTGCTACTCCGATGCGATCGGCAAAATCACGTATAGCTTCCGGAGTATAGCCGCGCCGGCGCATCCCGGCAATGGTGGGCATGCGGGGATCATCCCAACCGTTCACATAACCCTTTTTTACCAGTTCCAAAAGCAGACGCTTACTCATCACAGTGTAGCTGAGGTTCAAGCGGGCAAATTCGATTTGACGGGGATGACAGGGTACCGGCAATTGATCCAAAAACCAGTCATAGAGCGGACGGTGATCTTCAAATTCCAATGTGCAAATGGAGTGTGTGATACCTTCCAGAGCGTCGGAAACACAATGTGTGTAATCGTACATTGGATATATCTGCCAGCTATTGCCGGTGCGATGATGATCATTTTTTTTGATGCGGTAGATCACAGGATCACGCATATTCAGATTGGGACTGGACATGTCGATCTTGGCGCGTAAGGACTTGCTTCCTTCGGGAAACTCACCTGCTTTCATACGTCGGAACAGATCCATGTTTTCATCGATGCTGCGATCCCGATAAGGGCTGTTTCTCCCCGGTACGGTAAGGGTTCCCCGGTACTCGCGTAGCTCTTCCATGCTCAGATCGCACACAAAGGCTTTGCCATCTTGGATCAGGATCTCGGCATATTCATAGAGTTTATCAAAGTAATCCGAGGCATAAAACAGCTTATCGTTCCAATCCCAACCTAGCCAGCGGACATCTTCCAAGATGCTGTCAACATATTCCACATCTTCTTTTACTGGATTGGTATCGTCAAAGCGGAGATGACATCTGCCCTGGTAATCTCGCGCTAGTCCAAAATTCAGGCATATTGATTTGGCATGGCCGATGTGTAGATAGCCATTGGGTTCGGGCGGGAAGCGAGTGATGATATAATCATGCTTTCCGCTTCTCAGGTCTTCATCTATGATGTTGCGTATAAAATTAGTTACCGCTATTTTACTGTCGTTTTCCATGTAATGTCCCTTGATTCAGAATAAGTTAATCCAAATCAGCACAAGCTAGTATCCAGTCAAGCTAATTCTTCTGAGAGCTGAATTGTAAAGCCCCAAAGTATCTCCTCTGGCTACTTCCTTTATCCATAATGGATAGAATTGCATAATTTCCAGTCCAGTGGAGCGATACAATTTACCCCCTCACTGGATCAAGCAGTGCCGAAGTAGTTATCATCGTGTTATCATCGGGTGAACACAGGATGATAACGGCTTAATATCAGCTTCAGCACTAGTTGAAACAGAGAGGATGAATGCAAAAGTGTGGAAGCGGCATCCTGCTGTTTATCGCCTCGAAATGGAAAGAAACAGGTCTTTCATCTCTTATCCAACATACTGCCGGGAAGTGCCATGCTTGCCTGCAGTGCAGCGGTAAGGTTTCAGCCGCAGACCTTCATGTCTGACAAGCTGTGCTTTGATTCTATCCATCAACGCTTCGCTCATGCTATCTCCTTGTTCCAGATGTGATCATTGATCCAGAGCCAGGAAAGCACAATCCTCTATGCTGACAAATCAGGATGAGCAAGGATGAGACAGAAATTGTGGTTGACAAAAAAGGGCTGCCATCAATATAGTAACTTAGGTGAGTGGTCTAGTTGGCAGGCTTCTCCCTACCGTTTAAGAATATTGTATTCGGGAGATATTGATGAGGTTTCAAACCTACGAAAGCACTTGTGATTTCGAGCCAGTAAAGCTGAGCTACGCAATCGCAAACGGAGATGCTCTTGAAGT contains:
- the arcC gene encoding carbamate kinase — translated: MKKTAVLALGGNAIIKAGQKGNITEQFANTRDSLGGIVELISRGYQLSITHGNGPQVGNLLRQQEAGEKEGLAALPLGVLNAATEGTMGYMIEQSLQNKLRQHGINKQVITIVSQVVVDKNDPSMQNPTKFVGSTYYTAEQAEELKKGLGWTLKEDSGKGYRRVVPSPMPIEIIPAETVNELVHKGEIVIAVGGGGIPVYREDNGDLEGVDAVIDKDFASALLALNIKADLFVILTGVDRVSINYGKPNQQDLDIMTVAEAQRYYDDKQFPAGSMGPKILAAIDFLKRGGSEVLITSIERIVDAFEGKTGTRIVH
- a CDS encoding glutamine--tRNA ligase/YqeY domain fusion protein yields the protein MENDSKIAVTNFIRNIIDEDLRSGKHDYIITRFPPEPNGYLHIGHAKSICLNFGLARDYQGRCHLRFDDTNPVKEDVEYVDSILEDVRWLGWDWNDKLFYASDYFDKLYEYAEILIQDGKAFVCDLSMEELREYRGTLTVPGRNSPYRDRSIDENMDLFRRMKAGEFPEGSKSLRAKIDMSSPNLNMRDPVIYRIKKNDHHRTGNSWQIYPMYDYTHCVSDALEGITHSICTLEFEDHRPLYDWFLDQLPVPCHPRQIEFARLNLSYTVMSKRLLLELVKKGYVNGWDDPRMPTIAGMRRRGYTPEAIRDFADRIGVAKSNSMVDFELLNFCVREDLNKKALRRMAVLDPIKLTISNYPEGKVEELEAENNPENASAGSRMISFSRNLMIEREDFMEEPVKGWFRLAPGKEVRLKHAYYITCDEVVKDAQGKVLELKCSYDPESRGGWSKDGRKVKGTIHWVCAETAVPIEARLYEHLFSIPDLAEIEEGKSYLDYLNPDSMVQNRKALAECSLAEAEPGDKFQFLRLGYFCADKDYTKDHPVFNRISTLRDSWAKQQNKSK